A stretch of the Xiphias gladius isolate SHS-SW01 ecotype Sanya breed wild chromosome 21, ASM1685928v1, whole genome shotgun sequence genome encodes the following:
- the im:7151449 gene encoding complement decay-accelerating factor isoform X2, with translation MDVSPDTCGRRRYLPLLCLLVLEAAANCPGPQGTGNIVLTSEALLLNHFPEDSQVTVECANGYIEESGSGVIKCIGGKWTEPDLICKKKDCGHPKLQPRMIFNIEAGTLFGAVVTVACEKGYQIIGSRFKQCYATGWVGRANCELVTCERPDEVANGRSLWDSEDDPIYGDVIKFACNVGYSLIGKESIICSETGEFDFQPPECKRVTTEEKTTAKKIATTHRPPAQVSTSAAGAATSTAHRNEITSATSALPSPAKGGRDILTPEDKANTTRATQVTSFQDQNDGTVTPSTDTEYMPVILSVTCVLLAACIAVFVLYRFNLRRKGSYDTQEDLKPELLQFQNV, from the exons ATGGACGTTTCGCCGGACACCTGTGGACGGCGCAGATATCTGCCGTTGCTGTGTCTCCTCGTGTTGGAGGCAGCAG CCAACTGTCCTGGGCCTCAGGGAACGGGAAATATTGTCCTAACGAGCGAAGCCCTCCTACTGAATCATTTTCCAGAAGACTCTCAGGTCACCGTGGAGTGTGCTAATGGATATATTGAAGAAAGTGGCTCTGGGGTTATAAAATGCATTGGCGGGAAATGGACTGAACCAGATCTCATCTGCAAAA AGAAGGACTGTGGTCACCCTAAACTTCAGCCCAGAATGATCTTTAATATCGAAGCTGGTACCCTGTTTGGTGCTGTAGTAACAGTAGCATGTGAAAAAGG ATATCAGATCATTGGATCGCGCTTCAAGCAATGCTATGCCACGGGGTGGGTCGGAAGAGCCAACTGTGAAC TTGTAACGTGCGAGCGACCTGATGAGGTGGCCAACGGCAGAAGCCTGTGGGATTCTGAGGATGACCCAATATATGGAGACGTCATAAAGTTTGCCTGCAACGTAGGATACAGCCTCATTGGTAAAGAAAGCATTATCTGCAGCGAAACTGGCGAATTCGATTTTCAGCCTCCTGAATGCAAAC GTGtgacaacagaagaaaaaactacagcaaaaaaaatagcAACGACTCATAGGCCTCCAGCACAAG TGTCCACTTCCGCAGCTGGAGCTGCAACGTCCACAGctcacagaaatgaaataacCAGTGCGACATCAGCTCTCCCATCTCCAGcaaaag GTGGCAGAGACATTTTGACGCCGGAGGATAAAGCCAACACAACCAGGGCAACACAAGTAACATCATTTCAAG ACCAAAATGACGGGACTGTAACTCCTTCCACGGATACAG AATATATGCCTGTTATACTTTCTGTGACATGCGTGTTATTAG ctGCATGTATAGCTGTGTTCGTTTTGTACAGGTTTAATCTGAGGAGAAAAGG CTCATATGACACCCAAGAAGACCTGAAGCCGGAGTTATTACAGTTCCAAAATGTTTAG
- the im:7151449 gene encoding complement factor H isoform X1 — protein sequence MDVSPDTCGRRRYLPLLCLLVLEAAANCPGPQGTGNIVLTSEALLLNHFPEDSQVTVECANGYIEESGSGVIKCIGGKWTEPDLICKKKDCGHPKLQPRMIFNIEAGTLFGAVVTVACEKGYQIIGSRFKQCYATGWVGRANCELVTCERPDEVANGRSLWDSEDDPIYGDVIKFACNVGYSLIGKESIICSETGEFDFQPPECKRVTTEEKTTAKKIATTHRPPAQAVSTSAAGAATSTAHRNEITSATSALPSPAKGGRDILTPEDKANTTRATQVTSFQDQNDGTVTPSTDTEYMPVILSVTCVLLAACIAVFVLYRFNLRRKGSYDTQEDLKPELLQFQNV from the exons ATGGACGTTTCGCCGGACACCTGTGGACGGCGCAGATATCTGCCGTTGCTGTGTCTCCTCGTGTTGGAGGCAGCAG CCAACTGTCCTGGGCCTCAGGGAACGGGAAATATTGTCCTAACGAGCGAAGCCCTCCTACTGAATCATTTTCCAGAAGACTCTCAGGTCACCGTGGAGTGTGCTAATGGATATATTGAAGAAAGTGGCTCTGGGGTTATAAAATGCATTGGCGGGAAATGGACTGAACCAGATCTCATCTGCAAAA AGAAGGACTGTGGTCACCCTAAACTTCAGCCCAGAATGATCTTTAATATCGAAGCTGGTACCCTGTTTGGTGCTGTAGTAACAGTAGCATGTGAAAAAGG ATATCAGATCATTGGATCGCGCTTCAAGCAATGCTATGCCACGGGGTGGGTCGGAAGAGCCAACTGTGAAC TTGTAACGTGCGAGCGACCTGATGAGGTGGCCAACGGCAGAAGCCTGTGGGATTCTGAGGATGACCCAATATATGGAGACGTCATAAAGTTTGCCTGCAACGTAGGATACAGCCTCATTGGTAAAGAAAGCATTATCTGCAGCGAAACTGGCGAATTCGATTTTCAGCCTCCTGAATGCAAAC GTGtgacaacagaagaaaaaactacagcaaaaaaaatagcAACGACTCATAGGCCTCCAGCACAAG CAGTGTCCACTTCCGCAGCTGGAGCTGCAACGTCCACAGctcacagaaatgaaataacCAGTGCGACATCAGCTCTCCCATCTCCAGcaaaag GTGGCAGAGACATTTTGACGCCGGAGGATAAAGCCAACACAACCAGGGCAACACAAGTAACATCATTTCAAG ACCAAAATGACGGGACTGTAACTCCTTCCACGGATACAG AATATATGCCTGTTATACTTTCTGTGACATGCGTGTTATTAG ctGCATGTATAGCTGTGTTCGTTTTGTACAGGTTTAATCTGAGGAGAAAAGG CTCATATGACACCCAAGAAGACCTGAAGCCGGAGTTATTACAGTTCCAAAATGTTTAG
- the im:7151449 gene encoding complement factor H isoform X3: MDVSPDTCGRRRYLPLLCLLVLEAAANCPGPQGTGNIVLTSEALLLNHFPEDSQVTVECANGYIEESGSGVIKCIGGKWTEPDLICKKKDCGHPKLQPRMIFNIEAGTLFGAVVTVACEKGYQIIGSRFKQCYATGWVGRANCELVTCERPDEVANGRSLWDSEDDPIYGDVIKFACNVGYSLIGKESIICSETGEFDFQPPECKRVTTEEKTTAKKIATTHRPPAQAVSTSAAGAATSTAHRNEITSATSALPSPAKGGRDILTPEDKANTTRATQVTSFQDQNDGTVTPSTDTEYMPVILSVTCVLLAACIAVFVLYRFNLRRKGSATATASVEEHP; this comes from the exons ATGGACGTTTCGCCGGACACCTGTGGACGGCGCAGATATCTGCCGTTGCTGTGTCTCCTCGTGTTGGAGGCAGCAG CCAACTGTCCTGGGCCTCAGGGAACGGGAAATATTGTCCTAACGAGCGAAGCCCTCCTACTGAATCATTTTCCAGAAGACTCTCAGGTCACCGTGGAGTGTGCTAATGGATATATTGAAGAAAGTGGCTCTGGGGTTATAAAATGCATTGGCGGGAAATGGACTGAACCAGATCTCATCTGCAAAA AGAAGGACTGTGGTCACCCTAAACTTCAGCCCAGAATGATCTTTAATATCGAAGCTGGTACCCTGTTTGGTGCTGTAGTAACAGTAGCATGTGAAAAAGG ATATCAGATCATTGGATCGCGCTTCAAGCAATGCTATGCCACGGGGTGGGTCGGAAGAGCCAACTGTGAAC TTGTAACGTGCGAGCGACCTGATGAGGTGGCCAACGGCAGAAGCCTGTGGGATTCTGAGGATGACCCAATATATGGAGACGTCATAAAGTTTGCCTGCAACGTAGGATACAGCCTCATTGGTAAAGAAAGCATTATCTGCAGCGAAACTGGCGAATTCGATTTTCAGCCTCCTGAATGCAAAC GTGtgacaacagaagaaaaaactacagcaaaaaaaatagcAACGACTCATAGGCCTCCAGCACAAG CAGTGTCCACTTCCGCAGCTGGAGCTGCAACGTCCACAGctcacagaaatgaaataacCAGTGCGACATCAGCTCTCCCATCTCCAGcaaaag GTGGCAGAGACATTTTGACGCCGGAGGATAAAGCCAACACAACCAGGGCAACACAAGTAACATCATTTCAAG ACCAAAATGACGGGACTGTAACTCCTTCCACGGATACAG AATATATGCCTGTTATACTTTCTGTGACATGCGTGTTATTAG ctGCATGTATAGCTGTGTTCGTTTTGTACAGGTTTAATCTGAGGAGAAAAGG CTCTGCAACTGCGACTGCATCTGTTGAGGAGCATCCGTGA